The Scleropages formosus chromosome 21, fSclFor1.1, whole genome shotgun sequence DNA segment CGGCCCCCTTAACGCTGTCCCCGAGTCCCAGCACGCAGGCCTGCCTCGACAGGTGAGCACAAAACTACACATTCAGTCACTGAGAACAACTTTGCCTGTTATGAAATGTACTCTTCTTTTTCGTGAGCTGTGTGTCGCTCTTGTGAAAAACTTCAGAGAAATCAATAAGTTTAAACATAAGCGTTGatgatttaactttttttttttttttttttgcagttgcaGCCTAAGGTACACCACTGACTTGGCTGGTGCGGAGGGGAACCCCTCTTCCAAACTGGAGCATCCACATCGGGGACTCTAACCTGGAAAGGCTCACTGGAGAGAGAAGACCCTGTGGAAAAGACGTCAGCCCTGCGTCATCTCTTTCTGGGTCAATTTATCTGTCTCACTGTGGAGGCTTATATCCAGGTGGGTCCAGAACTCATGGGCCCCACACGCATACCCCCTGTGGCCCTTCTTTGCCCCTCATTCAACTTCGCCTGCACTTTCTGGATACATTCGGGGGGTGGTTTCAGATGAACACTTTGGTTTGGATTGACACCGATGGACCCATATCCACCTTCCACCCGTTTAAGGAGCTCCAGATGTTCACAGGTCAGATGCCCATTCTAACCTGTACCTGCAAGGGCTCATATTTTGGTTTCTCCATCACTGTTCCTGCGTTTGCATTTCATATAGATTTCAAATATTTGCAGTTGTTCCGATTTTCGTTTTCTTGAGTTTGTGTTGAAGTTGTAGTTTTGTTGCCAGGAAGGACGTCACAAGTTCTGTGCTTCTGTGGGGTTTTCACATGGGGAAGGGCTGACATACCACTTCCAGCCTGGTCTCAAACCTGCCGGTCTCATAACATGGGGCTGTTTGCGGAAGGGGCGCCCCCAGCAGGACAGTGTTAGAAGTGCACTTAAGAGTTCTCGGGCCTGCAATGGAACGGGCTGAGCTGAAGAACAGTGAACTTTGAACCAAGGGAATTTATTATACTggcacatttttacagtttgcatTTTAATATCTGAAGTCTTGCTCTCAAGGTTTGTTTTAGATATTGCAAGGAATACAAATGTCAGGTCTTTCAAGTAAAATTTAAGCgctggttttgtgtgtgtgtgtgcgtgtgtgtgtgttttttttcttactgacCAGATTAGTGCGGCAGATGTCtagcaaaattatatttataagcTCTTTTAAAAGCAGATTGCATCATCATAGTGTTCTTGTTGGGTTAAAATGCATCTGTagctttattattttgtatttattgttctgtCAGACCTAAGACACAAAGTGTTTTCACCCTCCTCCGTCAAATGAGTACGACTGAAATCTCTGCGCACGGTGAGTTCTGAAAAGGGTGAAGCCTCATTTGACTCTGGGTTTTAGCAGTGGGGCTCTTCCGACACagtgaagcttttttttctgagcagtttttttccattctaATGGGAATTCCTCCCTGctttctgctccttttttttgGCCTTTACACAATATTTTGTCACTGCTCCAACAAGTCTTTTGTTTATGATGGCCTCAGATgcagtaattttttctttcttaaacaATGTTTTACACAATTCTTGTGGTTAATTTTAGCTGTCTGGTATCTTAAGGATAGGCCAAAATCCAGCAAGACTTGTACCTGTGCACCAGTTAATGATGGAGGTCAGGCAgtcaaaaatgtttgtgtacgaTGCTGATGGATACACGAAGGCAGTCTGAAATCTGTTCAGTGTTGAAGTGTAATTTTCTCCTGGTGAACAGGATTAGAAGCGTTAACGATTTACAGTAggaaagtattattattattattattatcatcatcatcatcatcatctgtggGAAGTACTTCTGTGCTAAACACCTGATCATGAAAACAGTCAGCTACTTGGCTAAGGAATGAATAAAAAGCACCTTATGTCTTACTTCAGGAACTTTATGAACGTaatgaatattttcataattgTAATATATgagtttttcttaaaaaaagtgGACCCTTGGTACCACTATGATAAGTGCTGTGTATTGCTCACTGGTCCACTGTAGTCTTTTTGGGTTTGTGTTGCAGTGGCTGCTACTGGGAACCAGTATGACTGGTCTCCTTCACTCAGGCTATGTACAAACGCAgcctttgcccccccccccacacacacacacacacacacacacacacacacacacacacacacacacatacatacatacatgtatatacatacacaggcTCCACTTTGCTTTTGCAGGGGACTCTGGATCCTGATCAAGGTGGTCTtggtcattttctttttgagaGCTGAGAAGATACACCTCTCCCATGCCACCCTCTGGAATGAAACCAGCATATTGCTGCCAGAACTGCTGTCCCAGTGTGTGAATTCTCTCAATTTGTTCTCATTTTGTATTGTGCACATCCTGCTCcctcttttgcattttgtgaaCCTAGAGGCTTCTTCTGTAAAGTCAGAGAGGCTTCCTAGTTGCCTTATAGATGAAAATATTCTAACAATGACATTGATTGCATGCAAGGAAGTATAGTATATTTAGCAAAGAAGTGTCACCACACGCAGCTCCTTGTGCTGTAGATCAGCACAATAACACTCTCGGCCACACCTGTGGTGCTCCTTGatgtcaaaatgtgaaattttaaagTGGTATTCCAAACGTCAGAGCACAGCCGCAATCCTCCTTATCCATACGAGATGGACGGGACTAATTAAGGACCTTTTTGTGTAATAGTGGTCAGAGATTGTTTCTGCCTCCTGTGTATAGGACTGATGTCTGCAGAAGGGATGCTTAGCACAGTCccttgaaaaagtatttacacCCTTGACCAGTGCTCTCATTTTGAGTCAGAAATGGTGCATTAAGAATTTTTCtctgatacttttttcaaaacactgaaacttCAGATTATttaaggtggtttttttttctggtttttatttaaaatatctataaaaaaaactgaagtatgCTGTTTGCAAATGTATTCAATCCCCATGCTACATGGATGGGAACAGCTTCCCTAATGAGGGAAACGTTGCCTTACAACTGGCTTCTACCTGTGAAACATTAAAGCAGCTCTTATGTTAAAGGTAAGTTAAAGGATTGTTagtcatttacatgtattcatttagatggggcttttctgtaaagtgacttacaatgatttacccattaatactgctgggtagtttttactggaacatttaAGGGGagggtaccttgttcaagggtacaaacaacaggaggtgggaatcaaacctgggtccttcaagtcacTATGGCTCCCGTTAGTAATATGAAAACCTGGTACATACCCCAGAAGACTTTTACTGCAAAAACATTACTATATTAGTATTAGAGTAGGGTTTGAATACATATACAAACTgtacagttattttaaaaatatttcctaaCTTGGATAATGTCTGTAAAATAACTGAGTTTCAGCGTCTTTCTATAAAATCCTTAATATTGAAAATTTAATGTACGGTTTGCGATTCAGTTGGTAGAATTGGTCAAGAGCTGGTCTGAATACCTTTGCAAGGCACTCAGTGTGTGCAAACCATTCCCTGGAAAACTGTAGGAAGtccttaattttttaaaaaaaaaaaaataaataaaaataaaaaaaagtcctgaACTTGGCCTGATATTTCCTGAAAAGATGgatggcacttttctccaaacagtcCCCgtaatttcaaaaaaattgaaaaatgttacatgaacagaagtttgaaaaactattttaagctaaatgttattttaataacatCCAAGATTGGTACACTTCaatctgctttatttttctatCATTCTTAAACCATAACTGATAGCGTTTATTCAAATACTGCTCCCAGTGCCCAAACATGACACTTCCATGTGTAGGAGTGTTAAAGAAAATGCCTTATTTTTGTATCCATTGTATATAAATCTGACCAAATTTTTCAGTGGAGAGTTATatatacattgtgtgtgtgtgtgtgtgtgtgtgtgtgtgtgtattttatttggCATTGCCAAGGCTTGGTGACAATGTGGTCTAAAACATGCCTTTATACCTTTTCCACAAAATTTTATCCCATGGCATTATCAACAAAGGAAGCAGATATTTTCATGTCTGTGTTTAGAATTGTTGCTTATGCAAATTTATATtagccatatttttttttttttttttaataaactgaacaCCTGATAACGGTTGCACTGTAAAGTTGTGAATTCTTTTTAATTCCCATTATGTTAGTGTTGTTCCTCTGACTTCTACAATTTAACTGTGGTCCTAAATGTGTTGTGGTAGATGTACAATACCAGGATCAAGTCCATCCCAGAGTGAGGGATGGGGAACAGAACcaaactgaaaatgtcaaacTTATAGAACTGTGACAGTTGAGAGCCAACTGTGCATGGAGGAGAAGGGAGATGGAGTGAAACTGCCATGGATTATCATTTTCTGCAAAGCTTGCCTAGAAACTGGTGGTgatttgtcatgtttttgtatttggctttgtaaataaaaataatttatatgtttttaagaAATCAATATCTTGTCTAGTTGATGCAGCGCAGTCATATTTTGTCTCTCAATTTAATCCCTTATGTCATGTTGTTCCtttcttaccctaaatggctttTTACCTATTTGTCGTGTCCCATTTTACAACGGTAATTGACTTTAATGACACAAAGCCCTTCCTTGAAATTTAAGCGCTTGCGCTACCTGTTGCCGTAAAATCCAAAAATGTGAATCTCAGACTCTGGATGAAAAGGAACTGGACACATTTTCCCCTATAGTAAAATGCACTGTTGGCGTTTCTCAGCTGTGCCAATGTCAGTTATGGGGAGAATGTATGCTTCCATTGGGCCAAAATCATGCTGACCACTGCTGTCCTCTAGCTCAAACATTTACCCTGgtataatgaaaaataagagcACTGTGAGAGATGCTTTTTGAGAGAAAACGGGCCCAATGGTCATTGTGTTCATAGAAAAGTGCTCAAATTGGTGAGTATGGAGAGTAATTGTTTTCTAGCtgtaattcaatttttttttttttttttttttgtagagcgCTTTTACGTAGTGACACAAGACTGGGATAATGTCAGAATAGCATGCACAGCCTTATTGGTAGGGTGATAGCTGGAAGGGAATTCCCACTGAAAACCTTAAGTTTGGCTTAGACACCTCCATGATCCATGGTCCATATTGTTTGAACAGGGTATTTCCCTCTGAAAGCCATTTGCATTTAACAGTAACTGAATTTGAATTTACCTTTGCTTCTCACATTTAATGGGGGCTATATATAGTCTACCAAAGTGTTGCCTAATTTTTCGCGACTTCCACGCCgcactttttttcttaaggTAATCAGCTCTCAATCTAAAGTTTGGCCTTTCCAGATAGTGCAAGTTgtttcccccccttccccccatcTAGAATGAAAAGAATGGGTTGGGTGCTTCTTGCTTCCTCTTGGGTTCATTTCGGCAGCGCTGTCCTCCCAAGATACTGCTGTCGCACTGCCCGTGGCTCCACTGATCCATCGAGACAAAATCCAGAAAAGTTGGGCTTCCGGTCACTTGGTGTAGACGACACGCCGTACGTATGATTTTGGATGGAGTCTCCGTGGGTCCGAGTTCCTCCGGcagctttgtttttcttggcaGGTTCTCTCAGTACGGGCAATAGCGACATGCCATGTGTGGGGGCAAAGATGTTGAGTACTCAGCTGAGTTGTACATAAATTTGGCTGGGACACGTTACCCTTGATTGGCACGCGCCACTCCCATAACTCTGGTTCCTTCCGTGGGAGTCTTACAAATGCGGCAGTGGAATTAAGATCTGTTTCGGGATCAACACCGACAGCAGGCTTTTCAAGATTTCTTCCACCCCGGTACTTACTTAACGTGAACGAACAACACGAACCAGCGTCCTTTTCGCGCGCGGCAGCGGCGCGCTGGCGACAGGCGAGACGCGCGGTATCCTAGCAACCAGAGGAACGCGCAGTTCAGCGCCTGCGAAGGACGGAACATGGCGACCCCGCGCGAGAGAGAAGCCGCAGATTATCTGCAGAAGCACAAAATACCAGAGCTAATGCACAATTTGACGAGTatgctgtttttccacaggCCGGGTGGGTTGCTCCTCGCTCTTCTTCCCACGTGCTGCGCTGTGGATGTGTCACCAGCGCCACTGCCGGAGTCCAGGTTCACAGTACAACTAGATTAACTGCATTCGATTCATATTAATCAAATGAGActtactttatatatatatacacacacacatatgttgAAATTAATAATACTTTAATGTAGAGCCGTGATTGTGCACGTGTTTCACTTTAGAAGCTCGCAAAGCAGAGCTCTGTTTTGCAGGGGTGTAACATCGTCGCGTGTTGACGGGGGGTTgattggttggggggggggggggggtcagaaaCACAATCAGTACGACAGTGTTCAGATGGAATACTAGGCTTTCTAGAATTttgcaggaccccccccccccccccccctcccctccattATTCGTACTAGTATGTTTAGTTTTCTGTTCTTAACTCTtatcttatttttcattttcccctcCAAAATCTGGTGGCTTATTGTAACTGTTCATTACTTAGTTAGAACCCACAGATCATCACTTCAGGTTGTGACCGCTGTTAGCCAACTTCATTGCAGCTGTCATGCTCACAAGTTCTGCGCTTCTTTTTGGGATTTATCATCTTTGGACCTCTTTTACCCGAACTAATGCCACCCCCGGAATTCTGTTTATGCtgtttgctctttattatagtctcgCTCGTTCAGCCCCCACGACCTGGTGGTTTTTCTGTTCTGGGCGGCACGggggcacagcgcctgggttgtgtgagaggacgtgggttcgatacccgctcagtctgtgtggagtttgcatgttctccccgtgtctatgtgggtttcctcccacagtccaaggcatgcttttcaggttcccctatagtgtgtgagtgacagacagagagagtgtgttccattgatatATGAATCATGTGACTCACTGTAAGTGttaatcactgcggtgaataaggtgtgtgggctgataacactacacagagttcgttggaagtcgctttggagaaaagtgtcacctaaataaataaatgtgaatgtgatcGGACACCCCGCTGATCCAGGAAATTTGAACGGAAATCTTGTATATTCCGATCCCTAATGCGGAGGCAGATGAAAGAAACTATACTTATGTGTGGgtaaaaaagtttttcaaatgaGTCAGATTTGGCGGGATGTGACTCAACCCGTCAAATCTGATTCATCTGAGAACTGTTCGACTAGCATTTTACCTGTTTTGACCCCGCAGACCGACCCCTCGAGTTCCTAATAGCGCagctggagaagctgcaggCGTCCAGAGCGGGCGCTGCGGAGACCCCCTGTCTCTTTGACCACTCCAACGTGGACGCCGTGTTCGGGATACTGGACCCCACGGGACAGGGACACATCACCCTGGTGCAGTACAAGGAGGGTGGGTCGCTAACCCTTTCATTGAAATCGCTCCAGTAGACCGTGCGGATGCTCCAACTCAGGCTTCTTGGCTCTTCCTGCGCAGCGCTCTCCACCTTGGGAATTACGGGCTTTGATGAGTTTCCCGAAGGCGCCGCCGCCGATCAGGTTTCTCTGGAGACTTTCAGGAGAGCGGCGTAAGTAGCTCTCGACActcttgtacatttttattgattgtt contains these protein-coding regions:
- the efcab10 gene encoding EF-hand calcium-binding domain-containing protein 10; this translates as MATPREREAADYLQKHKIPELMHNLTSMLFFHRPDRPLEFLIAQLEKLQASRAGAAETPCLFDHSNVDAVFGILDPTGQGHITLVQYKEALSTLGITGFDEFPEGAAADQVSLETFRRAAKEGLLRSSATYKSA